In Dictyoglomus sp., one DNA window encodes the following:
- a CDS encoding 23S rRNA (pseudouridine(1915)-N(3))-methyltransferase RlmH, which translates to MVIKVLLVGKIRNDFIINGVQEYVKRIKAYSKIEIINITNFTNLPPPQALLREEELIKKHIRSSYTIVLDKDGILLNSYELADKLKDFYTNLKDSCLSFIIGGIFGISENLKKNANLLLSLSKLTFTHEFALLILLEQIYRSFKIIKNEPYHY; encoded by the coding sequence GTGGTTATAAAAGTCTTATTAGTAGGTAAAATAAGAAATGATTTTATTATAAATGGGGTCCAAGAATATGTAAAAAGAATTAAAGCTTATTCTAAGATAGAGATTATAAATATTACAAATTTTACCAATCTTCCTCCCCCTCAAGCTCTATTGAGGGAGGAGGAATTAATTAAAAAACATATTAGGTCCTCCTATACTATAGTATTAGATAAAGATGGTATTTTATTAAACTCTTATGAATTAGCAGATAAATTAAAAGATTTTTACACGAATTTAAAAGACTCTTGTTTATCTTTTATAATTGGTGGTATCTTTGGTATTTCGGAAAATCTTAAGAAAAACGCAAATCTACTCTTATCTTTGTCAAAGCTTACCTTTACCCATGAATTTGCTCTTCTGATATTATTGGAGCAGATTTATAGAAGCTTTAAAATCATTAAGAATGAGCCCTATCATTATTAG
- a CDS encoding SoxR reducing system RseC family protein has protein sequence MKEIGKVIDKKENIVVVELTPSSLCSSCSLCQRGKNSKFLLNAIDECSAEIGDIVSLEIPRASYYKATLLIYIIPLFFFLLGVFIGYFIFGNSLNNDPQLSGLILGSFGLILSFFIVKHLDKKIQKKSPHKYIPIVREIVQR, from the coding sequence ATGAAAGAAATAGGCAAAGTGATAGATAAAAAAGAAAACATAGTTGTTGTTGAATTGACTCCTTCATCGTTGTGTTCTTCATGCTCCTTATGTCAGAGAGGAAAGAACAGTAAATTTCTTTTAAATGCAATAGATGAATGTTCTGCTGAGATAGGAGATATAGTTTCTCTAGAAATTCCGAGAGCTTCCTACTATAAAGCTACTCTACTAATTTATATTATTCCTCTATTCTTTTTTCTTCTTGGTGTTTTTATTGGATATTTCATCTTTGGAAATAGCCTAAATAATGATCCTCAACTATCAGGTTTAATATTAGGAAGCTTTGGATTAATTCTTAGTTTCTTTATTGTTAAACATTTAGATAAAAAAATACAAAAAAAATCTCCTCATAAATATATTCCCATAGTGAGAGAAATTGTTCAAAGATAA
- a CDS encoding LptF/LptG family permease — MRIINKYFLKSFIPVFIFGIFLFTSILIVSPLFEIMDLIISRSIDIGIALRIFILKIPPYLTYTFPMAIFLAVIYIIGQFIERGEITAMKASGASLSNFLPSLLIFSFGVLFIMFYFNEIISPKAIEQEKNLYQRAILKSAPIPDRENVFFRDNNNFYFFRKFSPQNQEIKDALLIQIIKDDIKEIITAKRAKWYPNQGWIFYEGKIYVLNSFGDMILQGGFKEKRIILNRNPSQIIPSTKPINEMSIWEIIDQIRLFHGSGINLINLWTELYIRFALPFTCPIFALLALGLGLQTKKGGRSLSFGLSVITIFIYYIIFSIGRSLARGGILSPILGAWLGNIIFLFVSLIFLRRKL, encoded by the coding sequence TTGAGAATTATAAATAAATATTTTCTTAAAAGTTTTATACCTGTTTTTATTTTTGGAATTTTTTTATTCACTTCTATTCTTATAGTCTCTCCTCTATTTGAGATTATGGATCTTATTATAAGTAGATCTATAGACATAGGAATCGCATTAAGGATTTTTATTCTTAAAATACCTCCTTATCTTACTTATACTTTTCCTATGGCAATTTTCTTAGCAGTTATTTATATAATTGGACAGTTCATTGAAAGAGGAGAGATAACAGCGATGAAAGCCTCAGGAGCAAGCCTGTCCAATTTTCTTCCTTCTTTACTTATTTTTTCTTTTGGGGTTTTATTTATTATGTTCTATTTTAATGAAATAATATCTCCCAAGGCTATAGAACAAGAAAAAAATCTTTATCAAAGAGCAATATTAAAATCGGCTCCTATTCCTGATAGAGAAAATGTATTCTTTAGAGATAATAATAATTTTTATTTTTTTAGAAAATTTTCTCCTCAAAATCAGGAAATTAAAGATGCTCTTTTAATTCAAATAATAAAGGATGATATAAAAGAAATTATTACAGCAAAAAGAGCTAAATGGTATCCTAATCAAGGATGGATATTTTATGAGGGAAAGATTTATGTATTGAATTCTTTTGGAGATATGATTTTACAGGGAGGATTTAAAGAAAAAAGGATAATTTTAAATAGAAATCCAAGTCAAATTATTCCTTCAACAAAACCTATAAATGAAATGTCTATATGGGAAATAATCGATCAAATAAGACTATTTCACGGAAGTGGTATAAATTTAATAAACCTTTGGACAGAATTATATATTAGGTTTGCATTACCTTTCACTTGTCCTATTTTTGCTCTTTTAGCTTTAGGCTTAGGATTACAAACTAAAAAAGGAGGAAGATCTTTAAGCTTTGGTCTAAGTGTTATTACAATTTTTATCTATTATATAATATTCTCTATTGGAAGATCATTAGCACGAGGAGGAATTCTTTCTCCAATTTTAGGAGCATGGCTTGGAAATATTATTTTTTTATTTGTTTCTCTTATATTCTTGAGAAGAAAACTCTAA
- a CDS encoding glutamate-5-semialdehyde dehydrogenase produces the protein MENIIEKLVKAKLASYSLGLASTKEKNKALEKIAENIERNIDKILEENTKDMERGKQRGLSKALLDRIFLNEKRIKDIIRSIEDVIRLPDPVGEIISIQKRPNGILVGQMRVPLGVIALIYEARPNVTVDGAILAIKSGNSIVLRGSADALFSNIILGKIMRDALRETTISEDVIQIIESPEHEIVEEILKMRDYIDVVIPRGSANFIKYVIEKSKVPVIETGAGNNHIYVDDEADFNMAEEIIYNAKVQRPSVCNAIEKILVHKNIAESFLPKIFHRLKSAGVEIRGCPETRKILPEVKEATEEDWYTEYLDLIVAIKIVDSIDSAIEHINKYNTKHSEGIITNNYQKALTFLRKVDAAAVYVNASTRFTDGGEFGLGAEIGISTQKLHARGPMGLKELTTTKYIIFGEGQIRE, from the coding sequence ATGGAAAATATTATAGAGAAATTAGTAAAAGCGAAATTAGCAAGTTATTCTTTAGGTTTAGCAAGTACCAAGGAAAAGAATAAAGCTTTAGAAAAAATTGCAGAAAACATAGAAAGAAATATCGATAAAATCCTCGAAGAGAATACAAAGGACATGGAAAGAGGAAAACAAAGAGGATTAAGTAAAGCTTTACTCGATAGAATCTTTCTAAATGAAAAAAGAATAAAGGATATAATTAGAAGTATTGAGGATGTTATTAGATTACCTGACCCTGTAGGAGAAATTATCTCAATACAAAAGAGACCTAATGGAATATTAGTAGGACAAATGAGAGTTCCTCTCGGAGTAATCGCTTTAATATATGAAGCAAGACCAAATGTAACTGTAGATGGGGCTATTTTGGCAATAAAATCTGGTAATTCTATAGTACTAAGAGGAAGTGCTGATGCACTATTTTCTAACATTATTCTTGGAAAGATAATGAGAGATGCCTTAAGAGAAACAACAATTTCTGAAGATGTAATTCAGATTATTGAATCACCTGAGCACGAAATTGTAGAGGAAATTCTTAAAATGCGAGATTATATTGATGTTGTTATTCCAAGAGGAAGTGCTAATTTTATTAAATACGTTATTGAGAAATCAAAGGTTCCTGTAATTGAAACTGGAGCAGGAAATAACCATATTTATGTAGATGATGAGGCAGATTTTAATATGGCAGAAGAAATAATATATAACGCAAAGGTTCAAAGACCCTCAGTTTGTAATGCTATAGAAAAAATTCTTGTCCATAAAAATATTGCTGAAAGTTTTCTTCCAAAGATATTTCATAGATTAAAGTCTGCAGGAGTAGAAATTAGAGGGTGTCCTGAAACAAGAAAAATATTACCTGAAGTCAAAGAAGCAACAGAAGAAGATTGGTATACTGAATATCTAGATCTTATTGTTGCTATAAAAATTGTCGATTCTATAGATTCTGCTATTGAGCATATAAATAAATACAATACTAAACATTCTGAAGGAATTATTACGAATAACTATCAAAAGGCTTTGACTTTCTTAAGAAAAGTAGATGCTGCTGCAGTCTATGTAAATGCCTCAACAAGATTTACCGATGGAGGAGAGTTTGGTTTAGGAGCAGAAATTGGAATTTCTACCCAGAAACTTCATGCGCGAGGACCCATGGGACTAAAGGAACTTACAACCACAAAATATATTATTTTTGGAGAAGGGCAAATAAGAGAATAA
- a CDS encoding trypsin-like peptidase domain-containing protein, whose amino-acid sequence MKREKGVWQVLLAIFIIGALLGGLIGTLGGYYLIKKENPQEKLSSNSILQTQEVYIPKSLDAFERDIVSMVNKVMPAVVNISTVTLVEDFFFGVTPVPGVGSGFIIDPKGYIITNYHVVEKARKIDVTLAEGKKYQGRLIGYDKRSDLAVIKIEGENFPYLPLGNSDNLQPGQFAIAIGNPYGLNRTVTLGIISALNRTIVEPNGVRLENLIQTDAAINPGNSGGPLLNIKGEVIGINTAIQSNAQGIGFAIPINKAKEIADKLIKEGKVTYPWIGIRGYAIEKEYLNYIKFPVDKGVVVVEVVPGSPAEKAGIRGGYRQIYIDNTPLVVGGDIIIKIDGKSVETMEELRAEVQKRKVGDWVTLTYIRDGKEYVVRLQLAPMPENIY is encoded by the coding sequence ATGAAAAGAGAGAAAGGAGTATGGCAAGTACTATTAGCAATATTTATTATTGGAGCATTATTAGGAGGGCTTATTGGTACCCTAGGAGGATATTATTTAATTAAAAAAGAGAATCCACAAGAAAAGTTATCTTCTAATTCTATACTACAAACTCAAGAAGTTTATATTCCCAAGAGTTTAGATGCTTTTGAAAGAGATATTGTTTCTATGGTAAATAAAGTAATGCCAGCAGTAGTGAATATAAGTACTGTAACATTAGTTGAAGACTTCTTCTTTGGAGTTACCCCTGTACCTGGGGTAGGATCAGGATTTATTATCGATCCAAAGGGGTATATAATAACTAATTACCATGTCGTAGAAAAAGCCCGAAAAATAGACGTAACCCTTGCTGAAGGAAAAAAATATCAAGGAAGATTAATAGGATATGATAAAAGATCAGATCTAGCAGTAATAAAGATTGAAGGAGAAAATTTTCCATATTTACCCCTTGGAAACTCGGATAATCTTCAACCAGGACAATTTGCTATTGCTATTGGAAATCCTTATGGACTTAATAGAACAGTAACTCTTGGAATAATAAGTGCTTTAAATAGAACAATAGTAGAGCCAAACGGAGTAAGATTGGAAAATCTAATTCAAACTGATGCAGCAATTAATCCAGGGAATAGTGGAGGTCCCTTGCTAAATATTAAAGGAGAAGTGATCGGAATAAATACTGCAATTCAAAGTAATGCACAAGGCATAGGATTTGCAATACCAATAAATAAGGCTAAAGAAATCGCAGATAAACTAATTAAAGAAGGAAAAGTTACCTATCCCTGGATTGGGATAAGAGGCTATGCTATAGAAAAAGAATATCTTAATTACATTAAATTTCCTGTAGATAAAGGAGTTGTAGTAGTAGAAGTTGTACCTGGAAGTCCTGCTGAAAAGGCAGGAATAAGAGGTGGTTATAGACAGATCTACATAGATAATACACCTTTAGTAGTGGGAGGCGATATTATTATTAAAATCGATGGAAAATCCGTGGAAACTATGGAAGAATTGAGAGCAGAGGTACAAAAAAGAAAAGTTGGAGATTGGGTAACTCTAACTTATATTAGAGATGGAAAAGAATATGTTGTAAGATTACAACTCGCTCCTATGCCTGAAAATATATATTGA
- a CDS encoding 2-oxoglutarate:ferredoxin oxidoreductase codes for MFKDKFVPPDGWRLVKVLPNYIIGELVKEFLKSEGFHPRLVSSPIPYTDPVYMGRGVSVYLIVPEEEYIEVIKVLEESEFE; via the coding sequence TTGTTCAAAGATAAGTTTGTTCCTCCTGATGGTTGGAGATTAGTTAAAGTTTTACCTAATTATATAATAGGTGAATTAGTAAAAGAATTTTTAAAATCTGAAGGATTTCATCCAAGACTTGTTTCTTCACCAATTCCATATACTGATCCTGTATATATGGGAAGAGGAGTTTCTGTTTATTTAATAGTTCCTGAGGAAGAATATATAGAAGTAATAAAAGTTTTGGAAGAATCTGAATTTGAATAA
- the proC gene encoding pyrroline-5-carboxylate reductase yields MLGIIGGGMMGEAIISGILDSHIYSSSQVFVSEPIKERREYLKTKYGINTTENNLEVINNCRIIILAVKPQNIEEVLKEISLNVREDQIYVSIAAGVPLKYLEKYLNRARSIFRIMPNLPLIVKKGIITITSNKYTEEDLKRVKEIFENLGKIWEIPEKYFNIITALTGSGPAFASLILQGFTLAGVKKGLSYDLAKELTLQLFSGIVTLIEEKNYSFEDLIKKTSSPGGTTIMGLEKFYSEGIIGVIMESISKAEERSKEIEEIFKEV; encoded by the coding sequence ATGCTAGGAATTATTGGCGGAGGCATGATGGGAGAAGCAATAATCTCTGGAATTCTAGATTCTCATATATATTCTTCTTCTCAAGTATTTGTTTCAGAACCAATTAAAGAAAGAAGAGAATATCTAAAAACTAAATATGGGATAAATACTACAGAAAATAATTTAGAGGTTATTAATAACTGTAGGATAATAATTCTTGCTGTCAAGCCTCAAAATATTGAAGAAGTTTTAAAAGAAATTTCCTTAAACGTAAGAGAAGATCAGATATACGTATCTATTGCTGCTGGGGTACCATTAAAGTATTTAGAAAAATATCTAAATAGAGCAAGAAGTATTTTTAGAATTATGCCTAATTTGCCTTTAATTGTGAAAAAAGGAATAATTACTATTACAAGTAATAAATATACAGAGGAAGATTTAAAAAGGGTTAAAGAAATTTTTGAAAATTTAGGGAAAATATGGGAGATTCCAGAAAAATACTTCAATATTATTACTGCCTTAACGGGTAGTGGACCTGCCTTTGCTTCATTAATACTTCAGGGTTTTACATTAGCTGGAGTTAAAAAAGGACTTTCTTATGATTTAGCTAAAGAATTAACTCTTCAACTTTTTTCAGGAATAGTTACACTTATCGAAGAGAAAAATTATTCTTTTGAAGATTTAATTAAAAAAACAAGTTCTCCTGGGGGTACAACTATAATGGGCTTAGAAAAATTTTATTCCGAAGGAATAATAGGAGTAATTATGGAGTCTATATCTAAAGCTGAAGAAAGATCAAAAGAAATAGAAGAAATTTTTAAGGAGGTGTAA